The window TCCCTTAGCTTTCCTTGCTTTTAGCATTAAAACATTACCAAGTCTTCACAATgttaataaccaaaacaaaacaaaaagtctttGCCATGTTCAATTTTCTTTGAAGTTGAGAAATCTttcaaattaaacattaattttcattaattgataaaaataatttttagcaGTAGAAATCtcgtatttataaaataaacatatggAAACCTAACCTTAGTTTCAACTTGCAAACAAAaagatcaaagtttttttttttggtaaaagaaaagATCAAAGTTATGTTAAtaatacatataattttgatatatcCTGGACCGGGACTGGCTTGTAATTAATGTTACAACTTTCGTATATATAGTATagacttataaaaaaatttccccCATTTTAGAAGTTTTTCCTCAAAAAGTCTTTCGTCAAGATTCGAAAACAATGGCGTGGCTTATCTTATCTCAGTCGCCATTGAGGAAGTTTCTCCGAAGCTTACAGGAAGTATTACATTGTAAATGTAACTCTCTTTACCCAATTCACAAACCAACCACCGCACTTAAGATCATCACATTTCCACaagtacatatattatatataaattattcgcatttgacaaaatatatagatattttttcatCCGATCCTCCACATTAATCTCATCAGTcaccaattaatctatatagACTGCAAGgtggaaaaaaatgtaaaaaatatgagaaagagaaaccatcttaaatgataattaaacagttaaaaatcataaatatctAAGAACAGTGTCGCATCTCGCAAGTAACCTCTTGATTAAAACGGTCCGCGCAGTCACCATTGacttttaaaaaacacaaaaccgcGTCAAGCTAAATCGTTTTATCTAATACACGTTATCTCtacagtgtatatatatatatgtcctctgcttcttcatcttcttcactaaaTCATATAACTACTTTTTCAATATCACACCAACCTAAAAACTTTTCTTTCCAAATCTTTATTCTCAGAGGCATTTCTAATCATGTCGGACTTAAACGGTGCGTATTACGGACCATCGATTCCTCCGCCGAAGAAAGTCTCACACAGCCACGGCAGACGCGGCGGCAGTTGCGGATGCGGTTGTTTAGGTGACTGTCTTGGTTGTTGCGGCTGCTGTATCTTGAGCGTCATCTTCAACATCCTCATAGCCATAGCAGTCTTGTTAGGCATAGCTGCTTTGATCATCTGGCTCATATTCAGACCCAACGGTATCAAGTTCCACGTCACCGATGCTAAGCTCACCGAGTTCACACTCGACCCAGCCACAAACAACATCCGTTACAATCTCGACCTCAACTTCACCATCCGTAACCCTAACCGACGGATCGGTGTTTACTATGACCAGATCGAGGTCAGAGGACTCTACGGTGATCAACGGTTTGGGTCCAGTAACATCTCGCCGTTTTACCAGGGACATAAGAACACGACGGTGGTTGGAACTAAACTCGGAGGACAGCAGTTGGTGTTACTTGACGGCGAAGACAGGAAGGATCTGGACGAGGATGTGAATTCTAAGATCTATAGGATCGATACGAAGCTTCGACTTAGGGTTAGGTTTAAGTTTGGGTTGATCAAGTCTTGGAGGTTCAAGCCGAACATCGAGTGCGAACTCAAGGTTCCTCTAAGTAACACTAATACGACCAGCGGGTTTCAGTTTCAGCGGACCAAGTGTGATGTTGACTTTTGATGCTAGTCAAAAAGTCAATGCTCTTATAGTCTTCGATTTCATCATatacacttttatatttatttgattcttatttttgagGTTTAGATTGTGTTTTGCTTCATTATTTATTTGTGATACATGGGACTTTTCTGTTATATCGTTCGAGAGGTATATATTTGTCTTATGTACTATTGTATTGTtccatgtaaataaataaattacttttgatattacaattttatgtcttttttaAATTACCTTCGAATGGGTGTTAAACCGGCATTAACAATATTAACATCAATAtcctaaaattaacaatatgaTTTGTCATTGATTTCATGTGGTTCATGAAGCATTGATCCATGTATCAAAAATCCTAAATCTTCTGCTTCCCCATTGATCCATTTTGTGTTTGTAGAACGAGAGCAAGCAACATTGCACCCATGGAGGGTTTCTTGGCACTTGTTCCATCTCCTCACCTCCTAACAATTTATTCATCTTCTCGACTAGAGCCTCTTCATCGGATTGGTCACAGCCGAAAAACTTTTCCTATCAATAGAATTTTGCAGAtataaaatattggaaaatCAAATCTTCCATGAACTCAGCAATCATTAGTATTTTTACCCCTTCATCAGCATATAGAGAAGCATGGATTCTGGCAGTTGCATCTTCTAATATCGCTAGCAATTTGATCTTTCCGTTGGAATCGCGGAGTTTTCTGATATCTTGGGGATACACTTGTATGAATCGAACAACACACCTGAATTTAGCGGTCACCTGCATAAGCATAACTATACATCAATTCAATAAACTTTTCCTATCAGTACACACATTGTTCTACAACTTGGGATAAATCAAAAGCTTTTGGGACACATTACATTGTGATAGGTCAGGATGTCCATCAGAGAAACAAAAGGAGCGTCCTCATGGGCAACCCCTGAAAAGGATTAAACcattagtattttatattaccAAAACTGTCAGCGTTTTGTAAAATTTCTACAACTCAAAACTATGAGTTGGTTATTATTACCTGTGATTCCTGAATGTGAATGACTAATACAACGTGTGATGATGGGGTTCCATCTCGATGAAAACTTCTCTCCACACATTCTGAATTTGTAAAAAGGTATGTTTTAAGCTGAAGAACAAACGGACGAAGCATAACACCAACTCACAggataagaaaaagaatcagAAGANCTATTGTATTGTtccatgtaaataaataaattacttttgatattacaattttatgtcttttttaAATTACCTTCGAATGGGTGTTAAACCGGCATTAACAATATTAACATCAATAtcctaaaattaacaatatgaTTTGTCATTGATTTCATGTGGTTCATGAAGCATTGATCCATGTATCAAAAATCCTAAATCTTCTGCTTCCCCATTGATCCATTTTGTGTTTGTAGAACGAGAGCAAGCAACATTGCACCCATGGAGGGTTTCTTGGCACTTGTTCCATCTCCTCACCTCCTAACAATTTATTCATCTTCTCGACTAGAGCCTCTTCATCGGATTGGTCACAGCCGAAAAACTTTTCCTATCAATAGAATTTTGCAGAtataaaatattggaaaatCAAATCTTCCATGAACTCAGCAATCATTAGTATTTTTACCCCTTCATCAGCATATAGAGAAGCATGGATTCTGGCAGTTGCATCTTCTAATATCGCTAGCAATTTGATCTTTCCGTTGGAATCGCGGAGTTTTCTGATATCTTGGGGATACACTTGTATGAATCGAACAACACACCTGAATTTAGCGGTCACCTGCATAAGCATAACTATACATCAATTCAATAAACTTTTCCTATCAGTACACACATTGTTCTACAACTTGGGATAAATCAAAAGCTTTTGGGACACATTACATTGTGATAGGTCAGGATGTCCATCAGAGAAACAAAAGGAGCGTCCTCATGGGCAACCCCTGAAAAGGATTAAACcattagtattttatattaccAAAACTGTCAGCGTTTTGTAAAATTTCTACAACTCAAAACTATGAGTTGGTTATTATTACCTGTGATTCCTGAATGTGAATGACTAATACAACGTGTGATGATGGGGTTCCATCTCGATGAAAACTTCTCTCCACACATTCTGAATTTGTAAAAAGGTATGTTTTAAGCTGAAGAACAAACGGACGAAGCATAACACCAACTCACAggataagaaaaagaatcagaagaaaCCTTTGAGGACTAAAGACTTGCATCTCTTTGCTCATTGTGTACTGCATCTTTGTAGAGGGAGTAAAAGTGGCGTTCCATAATCCCATATTTACTTGAAAGAAAATGTTCAGAAACTTCACGTGCTGACCAGGTTGGAGACAATGAATGGCTTGCTTCTCACTAACTCTATCTACTATGATCctcaaaacagaaccaaaagtAGGAAACTTACGTAAAATGTATGTAGGCAACATCTCGGGTTCAACACATAAAGGAAGCCTTTCTGACCTGTTACGACGTCAAATTGTAAGCCAAAGTCAAGAGTGAGATGAGAACAGAAGCTAGGAAGTGAATATACGCAAAAGAGAAGCTTTTTGTACTCGTTTGTATTCAGATGAGGAAACAATATACTTACTTTACCAAGATGTTGCACGGTGGCAGCTCAGTTCCATCCCAAACATAAATGTACCACCTATCTTTATACACCTTGGAAATGTGAACAATCttcaaaggaaacaaagaatGAGAAACAATGTCAAAGACATAACAGATCATTATACACTTTAAAACACTTCCAGttccataaatagaaataaACATGAACgatacaaaccaaaataaactcTTTTATAAAGAAACATCAACCTACCAGGCAAGATAAGTTTGAACATTCCCCTTCTTTGATATCTTTCAAGGGTGTGAAACAGCATGACCCTAtcatacaacaaaacaaaccttAGAGAACAATCGAAACTTACCAAATACACAGAAGCCATTTCAGATCAAATACAAAGCAACCCATTTGCATATGGAGATTTCAACGAACAATACTACTATTCACTAGCAACGACCAAATGCAGCAGAACATGCTTAAGAAACGAAACAACAAAAATGCTGAATCAGTAATGTGATTATATCATTAATTACCATCTTCGAACTTGTAAGTAATCAACCATTCTCTCAGATTGGATAAGAAGCTCTTATCCTGTTCCCTAATCAGAAATTTTGGTAACGACTGGTATGGTACAAAATCAACGCCATGTTTCCCATTAAACAGAGCaaacgtagaagaagaagatgtttcaTTACAGAGAGCTGTGATTTTCCGGTTAATCAGCACAATCTgcgtttaagaaaataagagtaatcaaaatcaaaacccagaAGATAAGTGTCAATATAAGAGAATGGTGTATGGACCAACCTTTACACGTGAAAGCAAGATTATATCTCCAATTGATTCAACACGAGGAAGCGTTTGAGTGGTACGAGCGACGAATTTAACGGGAAGGCCAGATCCTGAATGCCATGGGTCGACGATTTTGAGCATACATGAACAATCTGTGTAAAAAAATTTCGATTAATCAATGAAAATGGAAGTTTTCGGGAATTTTTGTATATTAGATtgaaactgcaaaaaaaaaggtcacGATTACCAGAGCCGGTGGAGAAATTTAGCTCGACGATGACTCCAATGAGGTTAACATGGAGATGCAATGCCTTGAAAGCGTCTTGAATTCTCAGGAATTTGTAGTCATCCCTAATCTCCATGACTGGTGTTCGTTGGGGTTTTTTTGCCAAAGGTTGAAGAAGACTCGGTGCCACTCTAGTGAAACTCGCTAAGTCGTTTAGAGGGTTTCGTAACTTAAATGGGTCTTAAAAGGCCCAATATGAGTGATTAATGGGCTTTCAGGTAACGTTACAATACCACAAGGTCCACAACACAAATCGTCATTTTGCTTACATCACCATCAAATATGGtctgaaagaaaaatagaaagaatgaGGGAAGATTGTAATAGAAAAACAATGAAatgggggttattggtttaagatttgaatagagttttaagaattttaaatgttatgtagaatctgttgttattagatcaagattttgttaaactcttttaaagttgagtgttattagtttgtgatttgtaaaaagtcatttaaaatcttaacaaatctgggttattggattaagacttttataaagttattaaaagttttgtgttattcaattaaaacaaaagaatctaggattgttaatgagttttgtctttaacaaatatttaaaaactaagtGATCAAAGATGCTATgagtttttctttctaatttttatatgtaacaCCAACAGCTCATACAATCTTCTTGATCATCGTGATTATCTTAGCGAAAGCGACTTGTACATAAACTTATTTAAGgtcttcaatcttttttttattattattaatggttacatataaatattgatattcattattttgtgaTCTAATTAAAATCCAACATAAGTTCCACAAATTATGCAAACCCCTAAGTTTAGATACTTGATGttgacaaaaacacaaaatataagcTTAGATACTCGGTTTTTTCATATATTgtctttaataataaatctataAGAAGATACTTTACATTCTAATTATGATTTTGAGCTAGGATGACAAGGTGGAAATATACTAGGATTTGCATAGAAAACAAACTTCTATGATTTTTACCAATATTCGATTCTATATTGTTGTTGGTCAATTCCACTATTCAGTTACAAATAAATTCATAAACATTTGTCGgccaaaaagaaaagttaggaaaggtaacaatttttatttctctcagTTAAACtgtattgttatttgttaatctATTGCATTCTAATGGTTTTGTGTTGCTTTGGTCTTCAAGTCTACGAAGCATCATACAAATTTGATGCGATGTAAAAAGGTTTAGTCAAAAGATGCGATGTAAGGATCATCCAAATTTTGTTGGATGATTACATCAGCTGACAACTGTTATATATTCaacatctttaaaaataatgtatGCCAAACTAATAAGTAATTATTATATACGTTTTTCCTCTACTTATGAAACTATACTTGCTTTGGTTCATCAAAagaaagaggaggatgttcatTAATCATTAGATTAAGATCAACTACAAGCCGTTTACTATATTCTTCAACGCTAAAAAAATATCCTCTTGCTTACAGAGATTGCTCTAAATATCAAACTAAATGGagttttgtaaatatttgttgattttattctgttttcatattactaacacacacacatttaaaatgtaatatacatgtgacaaagaaattaaaaaagtatataatactAATCTAAAAAATGTGGGTGTGAAATGTGAATACGCGGAGGTATTGTTGCTTTAGAGGGTTGAAAATTGATAAAGACGTGAAGAACTAAATAAGTGATTACGAGACACCTCGCCAGACTTTGAATAATAAATACATTaatctaacaaaaattataaatagtttCAGCAAagaatgaattttgtttttctttacaaacGGCTAGTGACCAATAAATTGAAGTAAGAAACTATATACTATAGATGACCAAAAAACTATAAATGTCTTGCGACGTTTGTCTATCATTCCAAACTTTCCTAACATTTTCTTTCGCAATGCACATTTCAAAACCCCGAACGAAAGGAATACAAATCAAAAcgatttatttttacttatttgaCTATCTATACCAGTATAGTTAAACATGAACCAAATCGAAACCAAATCAGATCACTGAGACAACTTACAATATCTTATACATATAATTTTCCAAACCTCGATTAGAAAACtgacctctttcttcttcatgtggTTGTCAAATCTTCAACGTGTATGTAGATTATATTAAATGAGCAAATTGCAATATCTTAGCTGTTTTCTAAGTTATTATTAGTTGATCACTCAAAAAGTGAATACTTTCTGTGCTAGCAttgttgtaagtttgtaactaaCTATACATAAGATGTTCTTTTAACTTATAGCTTTTTTTGTAACTTATAAGGGTTCACATGACATTCTATACAACATAGTGGTGAAGTGATAGTTTTGACAGCTTTCAGATGTTCATATGCATACAATGgatgaaatcaaaatatatagtgCAAGTGTGCAACCATCGTAATTATGCGTGATACAAAGAGTTTTTATCTGTgtgtacaaatatttttttttttaaatgttgaatTGAAAGTCCAAATTGCTTCTTTCCGAATTTTTGTTAAAGTTCAAAATTccttttaacaaagaaaaattaagacATATAGCTGTTTCTACAAATGAAATAGAAGACCAGTACACGAGTGGTTCTGTACACTAAGATTTAGATATCAAAAATGGATCAGACCGATTTCATTCAGTATCCAACAAATACATAGTTTTTGGTGAGATGGACATTACTTAGTTtgagaaaaatgaaatgttcaaattaaaacatgatCCACGAATCTGGTTGCATTGAACTAATCAGATACAAAATCTGAACAGATCTTCCAACCTGTGATAGATCTAATCTAATCCTTCCACacaaaaatgaattaaataaatgtagAAGATCATATTATAAATCACGGCCGTATACAGACACAAAATGACTTTTCAAACATATCTATTATAAAACAATAGTACTATACTAAAATGTAAGGAAGTTGTAATAACcatactataataaaaaatggtaTATACACAGTAGCTGGATAAATAAGATATAAGTATTTTTAAGCCGTGTTTTAGAGTTTCCACTGGAATATtcaaactacaaattaaaataatagtaCTCCAAAAGATAGGTTTAATTCTTCGCAAGAAGtgaacacaaaataaaatagaaaattagaaacattaggagaataatatttaataacaGGGGAAGGGCATGGGAATCGCATTTATagtctccttcttctcctctatatatatatataaatactaaacacAATTCCAAAGTGTAGTCTCATTCATCATAATAATCATAGAATTTAACTTTtaagctagagagagagacaaagaaagagagagagagagagagaaaagagaaagagagagatggaagagACAAAATCAAGATTCAAGAGGATCTGTGTCTTCTGTGGAAGCAGTTCCGGCAAAAAACCTTCATACCAAGAAGCTGCCATCCAATTGGGTAACGAGTTGGTACGTTCTATCTTCAACTTTTTCTCTACTCACTCacacacatatatgtatattttatagtttatatgtACATTCATATCCACAACTCAACACAAAGATACACTCTTAATCATCTTCTTGTATTGTTTGTAAGTACTTAGCTTTTAagatatctctctctttttctttttctttttctttttactatttgTTTGCTAAAAAGACTGATTGATTTAAAACTATATGATGGTATTTAATATGAACTCAAAAGATGAAGATTTGATTTGAAATATGAACTGAGAATCTTTCTTTGAAACATTGGCTATTATGGGGTTTTGATTGTGTGTTGCAACGAACAATGATGAATCTACCAAACGTGTGGACGctgattttcaattttttttttttgagaaatcgAATTTGTGCTATGGTTTATTGTTGTGTTATTGGCATGAGAGAGAGGTGACACAATAGTAGCTTCTACTATGCTTAGCTGTAACCCGCCTGTCACTCGAGCAGCACTCTTGCAtgatctcttctttaaagatttttttatttttaatttttagtaagTTTTACATTATTACACACATATATCTTGTTTTTCCATTACTCTGGATCTCTGAGGTTTCCTATGATTTTTCTTAAACCTAAAACTTAAGTTTCCAAGTATAACCAATGATTTTGTTTACGGggaagataaaataataatgacaGTTTTTTTAGTGCCTCGAGGGAgacaagaaaaaccaaaaaatgttCGTTAGAAGAATAATGGGTGTGAATAGTTGCAGCGGTCAGGGTGGACAAATCTGTCTGCGGACTggaccgctttttatttaccattcatcaaACGCAGTGCGCAGTGGTGCGATCTAAATAAAGCAAAAACAAGACCGTTGCGGACCAACTGCGGACCGCTTACATACAAATAGACTTGGTCCGCAGTGATCTGTTGTCCGCCCTATTTTTGGGGCGGACTAAACCGCTGACGGATTTGGCCGCCCTAACCGCAGTCACTATTCATACC is drawn from Camelina sativa cultivar DH55 chromosome 8, Cs, whole genome shotgun sequence and contains these coding sequences:
- the LOC104708476 gene encoding NDR1/HIN1-Like protein 3; translated protein: MSDLNGAYYGPSIPPPKKVSHSHGRRGGSCGCGCLGDCLGCCGCCILSVIFNILIAIAVLLGIAALIIWLIFRPNGIKFHVTDAKLTEFTLDPATNNIRYNLDLNFTIRNPNRRIGVYYDQIEVRGLYGDQRFGSSNISPFYQGHKNTTVVGTKLGGQQLVLLDGEDRKDLDEDVNSKIYRIDTKLRLRVRFKFGLIKSWRFKPNIECELKVPLSNTNTTSGFQFQRTKCDVDF
- the LOC104708474 gene encoding protection of telomeres protein 1b-like, which translates into the protein MCGEKFSSRWNPIITRCISHSHSGITGVAHEDAPFVSLMDILTYHNVTAKFRCVVRFIQVYPQDIRKLRDSNGKIKLLAILEDATARIHASLYADEGEKFFGCDQSDEEALVEKMNKLLGGEEMEQVPRNPPWVQCCLLSFYKHKMDQWGSRRFRIFDTWINAS
- the LOC104708477 gene encoding protection of telomeres protein 1b-like isoform X1, with amino-acid sequence MEIRDDYKFLRIQDAFKALHLHVNLIGVIVELNFSTGSDCSCMLKIVDPWHSGSGLPVKFVARTTQTLPRVESIGDIILLSRVKIVLINRKITALCNETSSSSTFALFNGKHGVDFVPYQSLPKFLIREQDKSFLSNLREWLITYKFEDGSCCFTPLKDIKEGECSNLSCLIVHISKVYKDRWYIYVWDGTELPPCNILVKSERLPLCVEPEMLPTYILRKFPTFGSVLRIIVDRVSEKQAIHCLQPGQHVKFLNIFFQVNMGLWNATFTPSTKMQYTMSKEMQVFSPQRMCGEKFSSRWNPIITRCISHSHSGITGVAHEDAPFVSLMDILTYHNVTAKFRCVVRFIQVYPQDIRKLRDSNGKIKLLAILEDATARIHASLYADEGEKFFGCDQSDEEALVEKMNKLLGGEEMEQVPRNPPWVQCCLLSFYKHKMDQWGSRRFRIFDTWINAS
- the LOC104708477 gene encoding protection of telomeres protein 1b-like isoform X2, encoding MEIRDDYKFLRIQDAFKALHLHVNLIGVIVELNFSTGSDCSCMLKIVDPWHSGSGLPVKFVARTTQTLPRVESIGDIILLSRVKIVLINRKITALCNETSSSSTFALFNGKHGVDFVPYQSLPKFLIREQDKSFLSNLREWLITYKFEDGSCCFTPLKDIKEGECSNLSCLIVHISKVYKDRWYIYVWDGTELPPCNILVKSERLPLCVEPEMLPTYILLNMGLWNATFTPSTKMQYTMSKEMQVFSPQRMCGEKFSSRWNPIITRCISHSHSGITGVAHEDAPFVSLMDILTYHNVTAKFRCVVRFIQVYPQDIRKLRDSNGKIKLLAILEDATARIHASLYADEGEKFFGCDQSDEEALVEKMNKLLGGEEMEQVPRNPPWVQCCLLSFYKHKMDQWGSRRFRIFDTWINAS